In one Rhodococcus sp. B50 genomic region, the following are encoded:
- a CDS encoding RNA polymerase sigma factor produces MAATVDDEDLLRTLVPAVIGILVRRGSDFATAEDAVQDALLEALRVWPEDPPHDPKGWLVAVAWRRFLDTVRADSSRRRRELLVDAEPRPEAVGSVDDTLALYFLCAHPSLTPASAVALTLRAVGGLTTKQIAQAYLVPEATMAQRISRAKRTVADVRLDRPGDVATVLRVLYLVFNEGYSGDIDLATEAIRLTRRLAAVIEHEEVSGLLALMLLHHARRPARTRPDGSLVPLAEQDRRLWDTRMIAEGVEILQAALARDRLGEFQAQAAVAALHADARTAEETDWVQIVEWYDELLRFTDNPVARLNRAVALGEADGPHAGLAALAELDPGLPRYTAAAAYLHERAGDTATAARLYAEAAHLATSVAEREHLVRRAARLHSTS; encoded by the coding sequence GTGGCGGCAACCGTCGATGACGAGGATCTTCTGCGCACGCTGGTTCCCGCCGTGATCGGCATCCTCGTCCGCCGCGGATCGGATTTCGCGACGGCCGAGGATGCCGTGCAGGACGCCCTCCTCGAAGCCCTTCGGGTGTGGCCGGAGGATCCACCGCACGATCCGAAGGGCTGGCTGGTCGCGGTGGCGTGGCGCAGGTTCCTCGACACCGTGCGCGCCGACAGCTCCCGTAGACGCCGCGAGCTCCTCGTCGATGCCGAGCCCCGGCCGGAGGCGGTCGGATCGGTGGACGACACGCTGGCCTTGTACTTCCTGTGCGCCCATCCGTCGCTCACACCCGCATCGGCGGTCGCGCTGACCCTGCGCGCCGTCGGCGGGCTGACCACGAAGCAGATCGCGCAGGCCTATCTCGTCCCGGAAGCGACGATGGCGCAGCGCATCAGCCGGGCCAAACGCACGGTCGCGGACGTCCGGCTGGACCGACCGGGCGACGTCGCGACGGTGTTACGCGTGCTCTATCTCGTGTTCAACGAGGGCTATTCGGGCGACATCGATCTGGCAACCGAGGCCATCCGGCTCACGCGTCGGCTGGCGGCGGTGATCGAACACGAGGAGGTGTCGGGCCTGCTCGCATTGATGTTGCTCCACCACGCCCGGCGGCCGGCACGAACACGGCCGGACGGCAGTCTCGTCCCCCTCGCCGAACAGGACCGCAGGTTGTGGGACACACGCATGATCGCGGAAGGCGTGGAGATCCTGCAGGCCGCACTCGCCCGCGATCGGCTCGGGGAGTTCCAGGCACAGGCGGCCGTCGCCGCTCTGCACGCCGATGCCCGCACCGCGGAAGAGACGGACTGGGTGCAGATCGTCGAGTGGTACGACGAACTCCTACGGTTCACCGACAATCCCGTGGCCCGCCTCAACCGCGCCGTCGCGCTCGGTGAAGCCGACGGACCGCACGCCGGTCTGGCCGCGTTGGCCGAACTCGATCCCGGCCTGCCCCGCTACACGGCGGCCGCGGCGTACCTCCACGAACGCGCCGGCGACACGGCGACGGCGGCACGGCTCTACGCCGAGGCCGCGCACCTCGCGACGAGCGTCGCCGAGCGCGAGCATCTCGTGCGCCGCGCCGCGCGCCTGCACAGCACATCCTGA
- a CDS encoding D-isomer specific 2-hydroxyacid dehydrogenase family protein produces the protein MRIHLGPGHDDHLAAAIVSGGGTLSELDEADALVWDGGAEEFPDLPDRVRWVQLTYAGIEPFFRASVIDDRRLWANASGVYADNVAEYAVGALLVGLRQFHASVAAKRWSKDVLDPRVRTLHGSTVAIVGAGGIGRAMIPRLHAFGADVVAVNRSGRPVDGAKVTLPADRTAEVWSMADHFVIAAPATAETDRLVDAAALGAMPDSAWLVNVARGNLVDTDALVKALGDGAIAGAVLDVTDPEPLPDGHPLWDLDNAVITPHIANTRSRLTQTFAPTLEENVRRFIAGEELIAQVDPHAGY, from the coding sequence ATGCGTATTCATCTCGGACCCGGCCACGACGACCACCTCGCCGCCGCGATCGTCTCCGGCGGCGGAACCCTCTCCGAGCTGGACGAGGCCGACGCCCTGGTGTGGGACGGCGGCGCCGAGGAATTCCCGGATCTGCCCGACCGGGTGCGCTGGGTGCAGCTCACCTACGCGGGGATAGAACCGTTCTTCCGGGCGAGCGTGATCGACGACCGCCGGCTGTGGGCGAACGCATCCGGTGTGTACGCCGACAACGTGGCCGAGTACGCGGTGGGGGCGCTGCTCGTGGGGTTGCGGCAGTTCCACGCCTCGGTCGCCGCGAAGCGGTGGAGCAAGGACGTCCTCGACCCGCGGGTGCGGACCCTCCACGGATCGACCGTCGCCATTGTCGGGGCCGGCGGCATCGGCCGGGCGATGATCCCGCGCTTGCACGCCTTCGGCGCGGACGTCGTCGCGGTCAACCGTTCGGGCCGTCCCGTCGACGGCGCGAAGGTGACACTGCCGGCCGACCGCACCGCGGAGGTGTGGTCGATGGCCGATCACTTCGTCATCGCCGCGCCGGCGACCGCCGAGACCGACCGTCTCGTCGATGCCGCGGCGCTCGGGGCCATGCCCGATTCGGCGTGGCTCGTGAATGTCGCGCGCGGCAATCTCGTCGACACCGACGCGCTGGTGAAGGCGCTCGGGGACGGCGCGATCGCGGGGGCGGTCCTCGACGTGACCGATCCCGAACCGTTGCCCGACGGTCATCCTCTGTGGGATCTCGACAACGCCGTGATCACGCCGCACATCGCCAACACGCGCAGTCGGCTGACACAGACGTTCGCACCGACCCTCGAGGAGAACGTGCGCAGGTTCATCGCGGGCGAGGAACTGATTGCACAGGTCGATCCGCACGCGGGTTACTGA
- a CDS encoding ArsR/SmtB family transcription factor: MPNADEISIDLHPVFAALADDTRWRILQRLGRSPASASGLAAEFTVSRQAIAKHLAVLERCGLVTAERTGREIRFSAVGSRLSAVGRAIDAVGAGWDRRLSAIKDAAERLQ, from the coding sequence TTGCCGAACGCTGACGAGATCTCCATCGATCTGCATCCCGTCTTCGCCGCCCTCGCCGACGACACCCGATGGCGCATCCTGCAACGACTGGGCCGGTCACCGGCGTCGGCATCCGGCCTCGCCGCCGAGTTCACCGTCTCTCGTCAGGCCATCGCCAAGCACCTGGCGGTGCTCGAACGGTGCGGCCTCGTGACGGCCGAGCGGACAGGTCGGGAGATCCGTTTCTCCGCCGTCGGATCCCGGCTCAGCGCCGTCGGGCGCGCGATCGACGCGGTGGGAGCGGGCTGGGACCGTCGCCTGTCCGCGATCAAGGACGCCGCCGAGCGGCTTCAGTAA
- a CDS encoding multicopper oxidase family protein, protein MNVVKLLVRLLAIPFVLVIAFVAVIGGLAVHAWTTRAVDTTGRVEFDTALRIPPVESGSVGPEGTRVFDLTMQRGTADLGHGSGTRTWGVNGSYLGPTLRAVRGETVRVNVTNELGETSSMHWHGMHLPAVMDGGPHQPIAPGTTWSPHWTIDQPAATLWYHPHLHGSTAAHVYRGVAGMFLIDEPGTSPLPHDYGVDDIPVIVQDRKFDGDQLDDSNAIFADVGTLGDEILVNGTPRPFLDVGTETVRLRVLNASNARVYNFSFDTGMPFLVVGSDGGLLEEPRAVRSLQLSPGERAEIVVRPEAGSRHVLRSTPPALKAGFWQDRFSGGDDRMDVLELRAAPVLASSAAIPERLTTLPELGEPSNTRRIDLTSSTTINGREMDMARIDEVVVAGTTELWEVRNAGGTIHNFHIHDVQFEILDMTGVSPDHPSLAGRKDTVFIPPAATVRLLVPFGRHTDPAMPYMYHCHLLEHEDSGMMGQFVVVGADEVHEVTHAAGAAHHAHDGG, encoded by the coding sequence ATGAATGTCGTGAAACTCCTGGTACGCCTGCTCGCCATACCGTTCGTGCTCGTCATCGCGTTCGTGGCGGTCATCGGCGGTCTGGCAGTCCACGCCTGGACCACCCGCGCGGTGGATACGACCGGGCGCGTCGAGTTCGACACCGCCCTGCGCATTCCTCCCGTGGAGTCCGGCAGTGTCGGCCCCGAGGGCACGCGCGTGTTCGACCTGACCATGCAGCGCGGCACGGCCGACCTCGGGCACGGTTCCGGCACTCGGACGTGGGGAGTGAACGGCAGCTATCTCGGGCCGACCCTGCGGGCCGTGCGCGGCGAGACAGTGCGAGTGAACGTCACCAACGAACTGGGCGAGACGAGCAGCATGCACTGGCACGGCATGCACCTGCCCGCGGTGATGGACGGCGGCCCGCACCAGCCGATCGCACCGGGAACGACATGGTCGCCGCACTGGACGATCGACCAGCCGGCCGCGACCCTCTGGTACCACCCACACCTGCACGGTTCCACCGCCGCCCACGTGTACCGGGGTGTCGCGGGCATGTTCCTGATCGACGAACCCGGGACGTCACCGCTCCCCCACGACTACGGCGTCGACGACATCCCCGTCATCGTGCAGGACAGGAAATTCGACGGCGACCAGCTCGACGACAGCAACGCGATCTTCGCCGACGTCGGCACGCTCGGCGACGAGATCCTCGTCAACGGCACCCCACGACCGTTCCTGGACGTCGGCACCGAGACGGTCCGGCTCCGGGTGCTCAACGCGTCGAACGCGCGTGTCTACAACTTCTCGTTCGACACCGGGATGCCGTTCCTCGTCGTCGGCAGCGACGGCGGTCTGCTCGAAGAGCCGCGGGCCGTCCGCAGCCTCCAGCTGTCGCCGGGCGAGCGCGCCGAGATCGTCGTCCGGCCCGAAGCGGGTTCGCGGCACGTGTTGCGCAGCACCCCACCCGCGCTGAAGGCCGGCTTCTGGCAGGACCGCTTCTCGGGCGGCGACGACCGCATGGACGTCCTCGAACTGCGGGCAGCACCCGTCCTGGCCTCGTCGGCCGCGATCCCGGAGAGACTGACGACCCTCCCGGAACTCGGGGAACCGAGCAACACCCGCCGCATCGACCTGACATCGTCGACGACCATCAACGGTCGCGAGATGGACATGGCCCGGATCGACGAGGTGGTCGTCGCGGGAACCACCGAGCTGTGGGAGGTACGCAATGCCGGCGGCACGATCCACAACTTCCACATCCACGACGTGCAGTTCGAGATCCTCGACATGACCGGGGTGAGTCCCGACCATCCGTCCCTGGCCGGCCGCAAGGACACCGTCTTCATCCCACCGGCGGCGACCGTGCGACTGCTCGTACCGTTCGGTCGTCACACCGATCCGGCGATGCCGTACATGTACCACTGTCACCTGCTCGAACACGAGGACAGCGGCATGATGGGACAGTTCGTGGTGGTCGGCGCCGACGAGGTGCACGAGGTGACGCACGCGGCCGGTGCCGCGCACCATGCCCACGACGGCGGGTGA
- a CDS encoding YciI family protein — MAKYLLLKHYRGAPAAVNDVPMDQWEPDEVSAHIGFMQDFAARLESTGEFVDAQALSPEGTFVRYDGEGRPPVTDGPFPETKDLIAGWMMIDVDSYDRAVELAGELSAAPGAAGKPIHEWIEVRPFLTAPPTITE, encoded by the coding sequence ATGGCCAAGTACCTGCTGCTCAAGCATTACCGAGGCGCCCCGGCCGCGGTGAACGACGTACCCATGGATCAGTGGGAGCCGGACGAGGTGTCGGCCCATATCGGGTTCATGCAGGATTTCGCCGCTCGCCTCGAGAGCACCGGCGAGTTCGTCGACGCCCAGGCGCTCTCACCCGAGGGAACCTTCGTCCGCTACGACGGTGAGGGACGTCCACCGGTCACCGACGGACCGTTCCCGGAGACGAAGGACCTCATCGCCGGCTGGATGATGATCGACGTCGACAGCTACGACCGGGCGGTGGAACTGGCCGGCGAGCTCTCCGCCGCTCCGGGGGCGGCCGGAAAGCCGATCCACGAGTGGATCGAGGTCCGGCCGTTCCTCACCGCACCTCCCACCATCACGGAGTGA